A stretch of DNA from Bactrocera neohumeralis isolate Rockhampton chromosome 6, APGP_CSIRO_Bneo_wtdbg2-racon-allhic-juicebox.fasta_v2, whole genome shotgun sequence:
AAGCACTTTTCACAATATAACAAttctacacatatgtatataacccgaAGTAAACTACAACACctttaatttaaacttaatatttatatattttatttgttaaacgAATTGGAAACtgtgaaataaaaatcatatataatttatttgttgctttgaAACAGTGTTGCTAAAATttgcaaacttttttgacaTGTACTACAAAAAAGCGacgaaaaatttgtaatattttagatgtgctttaactatttatttcaataaacaaaaacacactcaaaattatgattaataaatttattttaacattttagcggttttaattttttacaaacatacatatatataaaatttacaaccgCATAGGGGCAAAATTCCACAAAAATTGGCAACACTGAAAATCCCACTTGTAAAGTGTTTCGTTCCTCGTGTGTGTTTTTGTTCATCGTGTTGCAGCAGATTGTCGAGCCATTTGAAGgcacataattttttgtgtttttctttgatCGAGGTAATAAAACATTTGGTGtgcgaattttccaaaaataatgtgCAATTACAATATAGAGCATAATgctataaatatgcaaattttggcTAAAATCAACGCAAACGCTCATAAGTGCCCGGTGCTGACAGGAACTTTGGTAGCAAACCAATTATATTACATAACCCAAATCGGACAGCgaatagaaaaaaatcttttgcaAAATGTTCATAATtacaatttgcatatttatacaaataattgtGCATCTCTTAGCTTGCTGACATAATGCAATTGCAATAAATTCATCAAATAGTTACTTTGTAATTCCAGTGTAGAAGTACATAGCAGCCAAACAAAATGCGTATCACCTCGTCCCTGCTTGGAGCCCATTTCGGCAACTTGGCCAAGGTGCACGGTATTGTCACCTATAAGCTGTCGCCATTTGAACAGCGTGCGTTTGCTGGAGCGATTAGCAAAGGTGTGCCCAACATTTTCAACCGCATCCGCTCTAATATCTTCATTGTGGCACCACGTAAGTTATGAGAGCC
This window harbors:
- the LOC126762207 gene encoding cytochrome b-c1 complex subunit 8; translation: MRITSSLLGAHFGNLAKVHGIVTYKLSPFEQRAFAGAISKGVPNIFNRIRSNIFIVAPPFIVGYLIYDLTEREHHHLSRKNPKDFEDEE